A window of Acinonyx jubatus isolate Ajub_Pintada_27869175 chromosome E4, VMU_Ajub_asm_v1.0, whole genome shotgun sequence contains these coding sequences:
- the OPN3 gene encoding opsin-3 isoform X2 encodes MYSGNRSGGQGHWEGGGAAGAEGPGPAGTLSPAPLFSPGTYERLALLLGSIGLLGVGNNLLVLVLYYKFQRLRTPTHLLLVNISLSDLLVSLFGVTFTFVSCLRNGWVWDTVGCVWDGFSSSLFEKSSSHKCMCDAF; translated from the exons ATGTACTCGGGGAACCGTAGCGGCGGCCAGGGCCACTGGGAGGGCGGCGGGGCCGCGGGCGCCGAGGGGCCGGGACCAGCGGGGACGCTCAGCCCCGCGCCGCTGTTCAGCCCGGGCACCTATGAGCGCCTGGCGCTGCTCCTTGGCTCTATCGGGCTGCTGGGCGTCGGCAACAACCTGCTGGTGCTTGTCCTCTACTACAAGTTCCAGCGGCTCCGCACTCCCACCCACCTCTTGCTGGTCAACATCAGCCTCAGCGACCTGCTGGTGTCCCTCTTCGGGGTCACCTTTACCTTCGTGTCCTGCCTGAGGAACGGCTGGGTCTGGGACACCGTGGGCTGCGTGTGGGACGGGTTTAGCAGCAGCCTTTTCG agaaGAGTTCCAGTCACAAATGCATGTGTGATGCATTTTGA
- the CHML gene encoding rab proteins geranylgeranyltransferase component A 2 produces the protein MADSLPTEFDVIIIGTGLPESILAAACSRSGQRVLHLDSRSYYGGNWASFNFSGLLSWLKEYQQKSDVAEESTASWQGLIHETEEAITLRKTDETIQHTEVFCYANQDMDDKIEETDALQKNPSSLTSSTLTKPLDSACLSEETHSYVTSYEMPAKDIPKNDGEISLEVSGVEGTLAEEKYCGDETCRHTVSGGDTDENKPIEEDNTDQLKRNRITYSQIVKESRRFNIDLVSKLLYSQGLLIDLLIKSNVSRYAEFKNVTRILAFREGKVEQVPCSRADVFNSKELTMVEKRILMKFLTFCLDYEQHPDQYQAFMQCSFSEYLKTKKLTPNLQHFVLHSIAMTESSCTTIDGLKATKNFLQCLGRFGNTPFLFPLYGQGEIPQCFCRMCAVFGGIYCLRHKVQCLVVDKESGRCKAIIDHLGQRINAKYFIVEDSYLSEKTCSNIQYKQISRAVLITDQSILKTDSDQQISILIVPPADSGTCAVRVTELCSSTMTCMKDTYLVHLTCSSSKTAREDLESVVKKLFTPYTEAAINEEELTKPRLLWALYFNMRDSSGVSRSSYNGLPSNVYVCSGPDCGLGNEHAVKQAETLFREIFPSEEFCPPPPNPEDIIFDGDDKQPEVSGTNNIIMAKLDSSEGSKNLESPGKHLEN, from the coding sequence ATGGCGGACAGTCTCCCCACAGAATTCGATGTGATCATAATAGGGACAGGTCTGCCTGAATCCATCCTTGCAGCTGCGTGTTCAAGAAGTGGTCAGAGGGTTCTGCATCTCGATTCAAGAAGCTACTATGGAGGAAACTGGGCAAGTTTCAACTTTTCAGGATTGCTCTCCTGGTTGAAGGAGTACCAGCAAAAGAGTGATGTTGCAGAAGAAAGTACTGCCTCGTGGCAAGGCCTGATTCATGAAACAGAAGAAGCCATCACTCTGCGCAAGACGGATGAAACCATTCAACACACAGAAGTTTTTTGTTACGCCAATCAGGATATGGATGACAAAATTGAAGAGACTGATGCTCTGCAGAAAAATCCTTCCTCACTGACATCTAGTACTCTCACTAAACCTCTGGATTCTGCATGCTTGTCTGAAGAAACACACTCATATGTCACTAGCTACGAAATGCCTGCCAAAGACATTCCAAAAAATGATGGAGAGATTTCACTAGAAGTAAGTGGTGTAGAGGGCACCTtggcagaagaaaaatattgtggAGATGAAACTTGTAGACACACAGTTTCAGGTGGAGATACAGATGAAAACAAACCTATAGAGGAAGACAACACTGATCAACTAAAGAGAAATAGGATTACTTACTCTCAAATAGTTAAAGAAAGCAGGAGGTTTAATATTGATTTGGTATCAAAGCTCCTGTATTCTCAAGGGTTGCTGATTGATCTTTTAATCAAATCAAATGTTAGTCGTTatgcagaatttaaaaatgtcactAGGATTCTTGCATTTCGAGAAGGAAAAGTAGAACAGGTGCCTTGTTCCAGAGCAGATGTCTTCAATAGCAAAGAACTCACTATGGTTGAAAAGAGGATACTAATGAAATTTCTTACATTTTGTTTAGACTATGAACAACATCCTGACCAATACCAAGCTTTCATGCAATGCTCATTTTCAGagtacttaaaaactaaaaaattaaccCCCAACCTCCAGCATTTTGTACTGCACTCCATTGCAATGACAGAATCATCTTGCACTACAATAGATGGCCTTAAAGCAACAAAAAACTTCCTTCAGTGTCTTGGACGGTTTGGCAACACtccctttttatttcccttatatgGCCAAGGAGAAATTCCCCAGTGTTTCTGCAGGATGTgtgcagtttttggtggaatctattgTCTTCGCCATAAAGTTCAATGCCTTGTAGTTGACAAAGAATCTGGAAGATGTAAAGCAATTATAGATCACTTAGGTCAAAgaataaatgctaaatattttattgtggaGGATAGTTACCTTTCTGAGAAAACATGCTCAAATATACAGTATAAGCAGATCTCCAGGGCAGTGCTCATTACAGATCAATCTATACTAAAGACAGATTCAGATCAGCAAATTTCCATTTTGATAGTGCCTCCAGCGGACTCAGGAACATGTGCCGTTCGTGTCACTGAATTATGTTCTTCAACCATGACGTGCATGAAAGACACTTATCTGGTACATCTGACCTGTTCCTCCTCTAAAACAGCAAGAGAAGACTTAGAGTCAGTAGTAAAGAAACTATTCACTCCATATACTGAAGCAGCAATAAATGAGGAGGAACTTACAAAGCCAAGACTCTTGTGGgctctttattttaatatgagaGATTCCTCCGGAGTCAGCAGAAGCTCATATAATGGCTTACCGTCCAATGTTTATGTCTGCTCTGGGCCTGACTGTGGACTGGGAAATGAGCATGCGGTCAAGCAAGCTGAAACACTGTTCCGGGAGATCTTTCCAAGTGAAGAattctgtcccccacctccaaatCCAGAAGACATTATCTTTGATGGTGATGATAAACAACCAGAGGTTTCTGGAACCAATAACATAATCATGGCCAAACTAGACTCCTCTGAGGGAAGCAAAAACCTAGAAAGCCCAGGGAAACATCTTGAAAACTAG